A genome region from Camelina sativa cultivar DH55 chromosome 10, Cs, whole genome shotgun sequence includes the following:
- the LOC104720330 gene encoding RING-H2 finger protein ATL17-like yields the protein MSFRNPNLVSTSSTDSDPMSFVINSKIILTATIIILFIVLFMIFLHHYSRRSNLSRHVADPSTNAVVTTPGGLNPSVIKSLPEFTFSAATAETSMECRVCLSELEDSETCRVLPKCNHTFHIDCIDMWFHSHSTCPLCRSLVEPFARGVKSMAEEVSVSR from the coding sequence ATGAGTTTTCGCAACCCGAATCTAGTGAGCACATCCAGTACCGATTCAGATCCTATGAGTTTTGTCATAAACAGTAAAATCATACTCACCGCCACAATCATAATCTTATTCATCGTCCTTTTTATGATCTTTCTTCACCATTACTCTCGCCGCTCCAATCTTAGTCGTCACGTCGCCGACCCTTCCACCAACGCCGTCGTCACCACTCCAGGTGGCCTTAACCCTTCTGTCATCAAATCTCTTCCTGAATTCACATTCTCTGCCGCAACCGCAGAAACCTCTATGGAATGTAGGGTTTGCCTTTCGGAGCTCGAGGATAGCGAAACATGTCGGGTTTTGCCAAAATGCAATCATACGTTTCACATTGACTGTATTGATATGTGGTTTCATTCTCATTCCACATGTCCTCTCTGCCGATCACTCGTGGAGCCTTTCGCCAGAGGAGTTAAATCGATGGCAGAGGAAGTCTCGGTCTCCCGGTGA